The sequence GATGCAAATATGATGCAAATCTTTAAAGAGACATTTTACTATGAGGCACAAACAGGCCGAGCTCACGAGGAGTTATCATTTGGTTTCTGATTTACATGTTAGCACCATGATCTCTTTTCAAAGTACTAAGGGACTGAGAAGCAGAAAGGaaatattgttgttattaaatataataactgGGGTGATGATATATCTGACTCTGTAATTCTATAAAGGATGTGATGTGATCTCCCCTGACTCccatcacatccttccactgtctcctccagtTGTTCTTGTGTAGTTCTGCTCCCAATCAATCGCAGATGAAAACTCGTTGGAggttataaatataataaatatgctTTTCGCTGATTTTCCTCTTCAGTTGCAAAACGAGCCCTGACAGGCCGAGCCTCAGCGGTGGTGGTGGCAAAGAGACAAGCCGCTGATAAACCCTCTGAGGGCGACTGTGTGATCTATCGCTACGGATCCTTCTGCACCGGCATCGAGGTGTTCGGTGAGTCACCGTCCACCAGCGTCCATCATGGAGTAAAATGAAACAAGTGTCCGTCCTCAAGCCCTGTGAcccttgtgtctctttgtgtccagAGGGCATTGGAAAGGTAGAGATAACACAAATGAGCAATGCTGTGATGGAAACACCGGAAGTGGAGAAAAAGGTGTTGGACATCACCGTCACCTGCCAGGGAAGGTGAGCGCCCCCGCTCTGCACGTCTTCAAGTAACAGTCCACTTCCTGTTGGACTCACTGGTCTACCCCCCCCCACAGCTTCCCTAAAGAGGTGTGCAGTGTGATCCTGGACGCCGAGTGCCTGAAGCCAATCCACTCGGAGTGCAACACGGTGGAGCCTTCGAAGGAGTGTCAGCTGGTGCTGCGGCACTTCTTCAACGACTCCGGTGTCTACTGCATCAACGTGTCCGTGGCCAACGACGTCAGCTTAGCCGTCACCAGCGCCAGGTTCAACGTGGAGATGGGTGAGCGGCAGGACCAGCTCCCAGCGGCCCACAGGTCTAGTGTTGGCCTGCACCCTGACTGGGATCTTTGTGTTTCAGGTCCCACTGTGTCCTCCTCTGGTGCAGTTGCCATGATGCTGggtgtgctggtgctggttctggCAGCAGGAATAGTGGCTTATTCCTACAAGTGAGTTACCTGGTGTTTTCTTGTGGTTTCACTCTTCTACTCAATAAGCTGTCGTGCCTGTCATGAGGCAAACTCCTCCACTGCCAATGGGAAGGGAGTAAATCAGCAGTTTTTTGCAGGTTTACCAGTTTTTCAAAAAGATATTTGTGCTTCTCCTTCACCAGGCGCTTCAAGTCCTACCGACCTCTGAAGGAAGACTCGCTCACGTCTGAAGGTCGGCAGCTCGACGCGACTCCGAGCGGCTCCGGAGCCTCCATCTTCTGGAACCTCCTGAACAGACGAGGAGCCGCGGACAACTGTCCCCTGCTGCAGGACCGGCCGGTGTGAaccttcaacccccccccccccccccccttaaccACACAgccacaccaagcagcagctgattcacagcGTACAGATAACTGGAATGcctttttatttatacttttttttaaaacatgttttctaaAATGATAAAACTTCACGAGCGTGAAACATTTAGCTTTGAATCATAGATGAACTGGAGTTGTACTCAAGACCTGCTGTGATCTTTGGTAATAAAAGTGTCTGCTTCGATTTGGAACAAACTGAGTTCTTTGTTCAAATCATGTTTTGTTCATGTTCCATTTCTCACTGTGTGAAATGTTTTCACAAAGTGTGTTGCCTCAGTGTTTTTAGATCTTTTTATCAGATGTTACTATGGTATACTGAAGTATAATTACAAGCATTTAATAAGTGTCCAAGGATTTTATTGACAATTACATTAAGTTTATGCAAAGAGTCaatatttgcagtgttgacCCTTCTTTTTCAAGACCTCTGCAATTCGCCCTGGCATGCTGTCAATTAACTTCTGGGCCACATCCTGACTGATGGCTGCTCATTCTTCATAATCGATGCTTGGACTTTGTCAGaatttgtgggtttttgtttgtccacccGCCTCTTGAGGATTGATCACAAGTTCTGAATGGGATTAAGGTCTGGGGAGTTTCCTGGCCATGGACCCAAAATGTCGATGTTTTGTTCCCAGAGCCTCTTAGTTATCACTTTTGCCTCATGGCAAGGTGCTTCCATCGTGCTGGAAAAGGCATTGTTCATCACCAGACTGTTCTTGGATGGTTGAGAGAAGTTGCTCTCGGAGGAAGTTTTGGTACCATTCTTTATTCATGGCTATGTTCTTAGGCAAAATTGTTGGTGGGCCCACTCCCTTGGCTGAGAAGCAACCCCACACATGAATGGTCTCAGGATGCTTTACTGTTGGTATGACACAGGACTGATGGTAGCCCTCACCTTTTCTTCTCCAGACAAGCTTTTTTCCAGATACCCCAAACAATCTGAAAGGGGattcatcagagaaaatgacTTTACCCCAGTCCTCATCAGTAGAATCCCTGTACCTTTGGCAGAATATCAGTCTGTCCCTGATGTCTTTCCTGGAGAGAAGTGGCTTCTTTGCGGCCCTTCTTGACACCAGGCCATCCTCCCAAAGTCTTCACCTCACTGTACTTGCAGATGCACTCACACCTGCCTGCTGCCATTCCTGAGCAAGCTCTGCACTAGTGGTGCCCCGATCCTGCAGCTGGATCAACTTTGGGAGACGGTCCTGGCGCTTGCTGGACTCTGTTGGGCGCCCTGACGCCTTCTTCACAACAATTGAACCTCTCTCCTTGAAGTTCTTGATGATCCGATAAATGGAAGATTTAGGTGCAATCTTACTATGATTATGATTTCAAGCACCACCCTCCTTTTAAAGCTTGCAGTCTGCCAATCTGTCTCAATCAGTTGACAGAGTGATCTCCAGACTTGTCCCGGTAAACTCTCTCCCCTGTGTTAATAAGAGAATCACTGACATGATGTCAGCTAGTCCTTCTGTGGCATGGCTGAAATGCAGTGGAAATGTTTTCTGGGGGATTAAGTTCATTTTCGTGGCAAAGAGGGACtttgcaattaattgcaattcatCTGATCACGCTTCATAACATTCTTGAGTATATGCAAATTGCCTTTATaaaaactgaggcagcagactttgtgaaaatgtatatttgtgtcctcctcaaaacttttggccacggcTGTAAACACAGTTTGACTTCAAATGAAATAGAAAAGCATCCGACTGGTTTTAACGTATATAAaggtctttatttatatagtgcttttctagtcttgatgaccaagacacacacacattcatacagagggaagactgggatcgagccCCGACCTTCTggctggaggacgaccgctctaccccctcagccacaactGTTATCATCTGTTAAATGTCTGAGGATGGAAGCAGATTTTCAACAGATTTCATTATGATTTGTtcaaacacacagtttatttCGTTTGAATgaacaaaagcaaaacaactTCACGTGTGACAGGAACTTTATTTTGAGCAGAGccaaatttgacattttcaagaCTTTGAAACTGAGCAGCCAAAACTGGTGATTGATCAAACATTTCTGATTGGAAGGATTCCAGGAACTCATTTTAATCAATTTACGTTCTGTTGAACTAATGCCTGTGTGTCCCTTTTAAtattcttctccttcctcctctccctctccctcgatGGAGTCGACTCCGACCTCCTCGTAAtccttctccagagctgccATGTCCTCCCTGGCCTCGGAgaactccccctcctccataCCCTCACCCACATACCAGTGCACGAAGGCCCTCTTGGCGTACATCAGGTCAAACTTGTGGTCGAGCCGAGCCCAGGCCTCAGCGATGGCGGTGGTGTTGCTCAGCATGCACACGGCCCTCTGGACCTTGGCCAGGTCTCCACCAGGAACCACAGTGGGCGGCTGGTAGTTGATGCCGACCTTGAATCCAGTGGGACACCAGTCCACAAACTGGATGGAGCGTTTGGTCTTGATGGTGGCGATGGCGGCGTTCACATCTTTGGGCACCACATCTCCACGGAACAGGAGGCAGCAGGCCATGTACTTACCGTGGCGAGGGTCACATTTCACCATCTGGTTGGCCGGCTCGAAGCAGGCGTTTGTGATCTCAGACACGGAGAGCTGCTCGTGGTAGGCCTTCTCTGCAGAGATGACGGGGGCGTAGGTGGCCAGAGGGAAGTGGATACGGGGATATGGCACCAAGTTGGTCTGGAACTCGGTCAGGTCCACGTTGAGGGCGCCATCGAAACGGAGGGAAGCAGTGATGGAGGACACAATCTGACTGATCAGCCTGTTCAGGTTGGTGTAGGAGGGACGATCGATGTCCAGGTTCCTGCGGCAGATATCATAGATGGCTTCGTTATCTACCATGAAGGCGCAGTCAGAGTGCTCCAGGGTGGTGTGGGTGGTCAGGATGGAGTTGTAGGGCTCCACCACTGCAGTGGACACCTGGGGGGCGGGGTAGATGGAGAACTCCAGCTTGGACTTCTTGCCGTAGTCGACGGACAGACGCTCCATCAGCAGGGAGGTGAAGCCAGAGCCGGTGCCACCGCCGAAGCTGTGGAAGACCAGGAAGCCCTGAAGACCAGTGCACTGGTCGGCCTGAAGACATGAGAGGGAAAGAGATTAAATATGAGACACAATATTATGATTTAGTTTGAGGTTTTCTGTCAAAATTAAGACCTAATACCTGATGCAATGATACTCACCAGTTTGCGGATCCTGTCCAGCACAATGTCAATGATCTCTTTGCCGATGGTGTAGTGTCCACGGGCGTAGTTGTTGGCAGCATCTTCCTTCCCAGTGATCAGCTGCTCAGGGTGGAACAGCTGGCGGTAGATTCCAGAGCGAACTTCATCTGAAGAGACAGAGTCAGTCAGAGATGACTCaacagtttgatttaataaatcaGAGTACCCGTGGTCTCTACATTTCATGGCAGCTTACCGATGACAGTGGGCTCCAGGTCCACGAAGACGGCTCTGGGGACGTGCTTCCCTGCTCCGGTCTCACTGAAGAAGGTGTTGAAGGAGTCGTCTCCTCCTCCCAGAGTCTTGTCGCTGGGCATCTGTCCGTCCGGCTGGATCCCATGTTCCAGGCAGTACAGCTCCCAGCAGGCGTTACCGATCTGGACTCCGGCCTGACCAACGTGGATAGAGATGCACTCACGCTGTGGAAAGAGAGAACAAGAACATATCTCATCTGTGTTCACTTCAATTCATTTAAATTACACTGTTGGTGATTTCATGCTATCTACAATTACTGCAACATAGAAGCATCTAGAAATACTCAGTGGCGCCCCCTATGTGAGACTGACTGTGGTGCAGGGAGGTGCACTAGGAGGCACCTCCCTGCACCACAGTCATCTGGGGACAGAGGCTgactcccctctcctcctctcctcctctcctcctctctcctctactCGTTTTTGTCCTCCTGTAATTTCCCCCCCTCTCGTGCCACCCGAGCTCCTCTTTAGCAAACATAGGCACGAATTCAAATTCTTATGCACGCACGAGCGCTGGTGGGCGCGTGCACGTCAACAGCCTGTAATATTCCACTTGCTCCAGTGCAGAGAGGATGTGCACGATCAGGAATAACTCATCAATCTGATCCATGAGAGTTTGGTTCACTGTTTAAATCTGTTTATCTTCCTGATTGACTTATCAACTCGGattgaaaacaatgaaaatgtgttttgtttatttcggATTCTTCCTGTCATGTTTAAAAGCAGAAGCTTTGCGATGCATCATGTTGTGATTTTTATAATCATGGATGAGGACGAGATGAAATGAGATGAACAATAAAGCCACTGCTGTGTGCTATGAATTAAAAATGACAGCTGCAGCACCATGTCTCACCCATCCCCACccagcctgcccccccccccccccctcctccccccacaCGCCTTGAAACAAGGGAGGGCTTTTATtaattgatatttttatttaattaacacaTTCAATTTGAAAAATTTCGGAATCAAAAAGATAAACAATGGAACCACATATGAAGGAAACGTCAGATTTGTCCTGAGTGGAGCTGCAGCCTGACGCCGCCACTCAGTGCATTGTTCTCCTCTCTGCACAATGACAGTCACACCATGTCACTGCAGCGCTAATATGCAGCCACATTATTGATCCACCTTTCTCcctgaatataaacacacacaacgcaCCTTCGCATCACGTTACTGTGGCTGTAAAGGCAAAGAGGCTGTGTGATGATTATCTGCCGACGTCCAGCAACGAGGCTCTGCAGCAGCTTCGCCTCCTTCTCTTTtctgcctcacacacagagtccgAGAATAAAAGCTGAGACTCACCATGTttccaggaggaagaggagaggtggagaaagagGACTTTTACAAACGGTGGGTCTGCGTTGCGTGTTGTACCCAACGGGGTCGATGCAACAACTGCTGAACGCGAGGGCGGCGCTTCCTGATTTATACACGGGATCTGCTCCTGTGCACTGAGAGGGGGGGCGGACAGTACCACTGTTCAGTGTTCAGTGGGAAAAGTACATTCTTGTTGTTATCATTGTGAAAAATCTGCTCATAGAAATTAATTTCACTATTCaatattcaagattcaagattcgagatgagatgagatggaataatcctttattagtctgTATTAGTGGGGACATCTGCTGTGTGACAGCTGCAAAGACAAGTAGAGACATCAGTAGAAGTAAACATGCAATATTAACTcagagaaatatgaaaatatgtacACAAAGGCAGTATATGTACAGTGCAAACAGAATATATATACTGTTTATTAAAACACATATCACATGAACCATTTTATTGCACTGGCAGAAATGTTATGGGTTATATTTAGAATATTAAAGATCtgtttgtaaattgtgtttccTTTTAGATTTCAGTCTTGATATAATGTCATTTTTCATACTGATATTTTGAAGGTATGAAAGATAAGGTCAAGCTCATTGAATAAAGATGTTTTATCTCCACCTGACAGCTCCTCTCACAGTGCTTCACTATGACTAAGACCAATTGTATAACTTATAAACAAATTTTGGACTTGATACACTCTTTTTTCTCCTGaactttattacatttaataattACATAACAACCCCCATGTCTTGTTCCTTTCTAATTTTCTTGCAAAGTGtatatattgtattgtatattgtgtatatagaatataaataaaatctgtgtgcagattatatttttatctggatTTCATCCTTGTAATTAATTGTAATTTTTGTCATTGTGTGATGTAATTCTCTGTCTGAGGTCACGCTCAGTGAATTAAGGTCTCACTCAAACACAGCTAATTTATTTTGCGTGCGGAGCAATGAGCCCAGATGACCTATTTCTGTAGAAATGTAAACCTGCAGATCAGTAGAACAAATCCGTGTTTGTGTTCTGAGTATATGAGCAAAattctgtttaaaaataaataaaaaattgtgtcTCGTCTGCAAGTGCTCGGTGCGGCCGACACGTAACAAATGATGCAAGATGGCTGAATGCTTCTGTTACACAAGATGCTTCCATCTCACTGGAGCAGCCAGGCGGCCATGTTGCTGAGGCCTGCCATGGTCTCCGCCCGGCATgccagctctcctcctctcctcctctcctccctctttgtcCTAGATTCACTGCAATGATGTCATTCAGTGGGCCGATCACGTGactgcctgcctgtgtgtgtgtgtgtgtgtgtgtgtgtgtgtgtgtgtgtgctggggatGGGCTGTGCCTCCTTGGATCCTGTGCTGATTGAGGGACTTGAATTGCCTGAAAGCAGTTTATGTGACATCGAGGTGAAGGTCTCTGCAGTTTGGCTTCTGCAGCtacaacatgaacacatgaCCCTTTAAGCTGAACTCTCAAACTCTGCAAAGCATGGGAGTAAGTTGAAAAGAGGCTTGTGACATAATCAATATTCATATTCTACAGTAAGTCTGCAAAATAACTCACCGCAGAACGGACCAGACACTGAAGGTTTTTGTCTGAACAGCCGCCGCAATGTGGGAATAACCATTATTTATTCAGGGAGGTCAGGATGTGATTTACAACCGGCCGTTGGTGAGTGCTGTGCTCAGTGTGAACTGCaggggaagaaagagaggaagcgACCATGGCCCTCAGCCAGGATTTCATGAGAGAACGTtctccactgctcc comes from Pleuronectes platessa chromosome 6, fPlePla1.1, whole genome shotgun sequence and encodes:
- the LOC128442438 gene encoding tubulin alpha chain; this encodes MRECISIHVGQAGVQIGNACWELYCLEHGIQPDGQMPSDKTLGGGDDSFNTFFSETGAGKHVPRAVFVDLEPTVIDEVRSGIYRQLFHPEQLITGKEDAANNYARGHYTIGKEIIDIVLDRIRKLADQCTGLQGFLVFHSFGGGTGSGFTSLLMERLSVDYGKKSKLEFSIYPAPQVSTAVVEPYNSILTTHTTLEHSDCAFMVDNEAIYDICRRNLDIDRPSYTNLNRLISQIVSSITASLRFDGALNVDLTEFQTNLVPYPRIHFPLATYAPVISAEKAYHEQLSVSEITNACFEPANQMVKCDPRHGKYMACCLLFRGDVVPKDVNAAIATIKTKRSIQFVDWCPTGFKVGINYQPPTVVPGGDLAKVQRAVCMLSNTTAIAEAWARLDHKFDLMYAKRAFVHWYVGEGMEEGEFSEAREDMAALEKDYEEVGVDSIEGEGEEEGEEY